The Pyrus communis chromosome 9, drPyrComm1.1, whole genome shotgun sequence genome has a segment encoding these proteins:
- the LOC137745771 gene encoding stress protein DDR48-like — protein MNWRRKQVDTYSPHNPRTNLQSREPQHQQDCWQLGAPYWEKQFCFIVGSVPWPKVEETKKYMHLYESIVQWNDSANLETFNNEKHRFWAAINGLSFNISLPDPDMYIDDIDWNSSTDPELILDLEREPEPEPSNDESQDKGVTLGNPLLLDQSLACTGWGDAEDDLKNNENPANWGSGWGAAEEGLKSKENPANWGCGWGDAEVDFKNNENPANCGSGWGIAEEDFKSKQNHANWGYGWGNAEVDFKNKENPENWGCGWNADNKENPRGPDSTQTQSKAAVGGWDDSWNNNWDNNLSKWKNNIDASKNMHYGRADGASWGNSNANGRKKNGGSWYNSRHKTSRFQGDYYQKNGGWRNGGRRNNRGHVGYENLA, from the coding sequence ATTGTTGGCAATTAGGTGCGCCTTACTGGGAAAAACAATTCTGTTTCATTGTTGGCTCAGTTCCATGGCCGAAGGTTGAAGAAACAAAGAAGTATATGCATCTCTATGAAAGCATCGTTCAATGGAATGATTCTGCTAAtttagagacattcaacaatgAGAAACACCGGTTTTGGGCAGCGATTAACGGCCTTTCCTTCAACATATCATTGCCAGATCCTGACATGTATATTGATGACATAGATTGGAACTCCAGTACTGATCCGGAACTTATTTTGGACTTGGAAAGGGAACCTGAACCTGAACCCTCCAACGATGAGAGCCAAGATAAAGGTGTCACTCTTGGTAATCCTCTCCTTTTAGATCAGTCGCTTGCATGCACTGGATGGGGCGATGCTGAAGATgacttaaaaaataatgaaaatccTGCAAACTGGGGTAGTGGATGGGGCGCTGCTGAAGAAGGCttaaaaagtaaagaaaatccTGCAAACTGGGGTTGTGGATGGGGCGACGCTGAAGTAGACttcaaaaataatgaaaatccTGCAAACTGCGGTAGTGGATGGGGCATTGCTGAAGAAGACTTCAAAAGTAAACAGAATCATGCAAACTGGGGTTATGGATGGGGCAACGCTGAAGTAGacttcaaaaataaagaaaatcctGAAAACTGGGGTTGTGGATGGAATGCAGATAATAAAGAAAATCCACGGGGACCTGATTCTACTCAGACTCAGAGCAAAGCAGCTGTAGGAGGATGGGATGACAGTTGGAACAACAATTGGGATAATAACTTAAGCAAATGGAAGAACAATATCGACGCTTCAAAGAACATGCACTATGGAAGAGCTGATGGAGCCTCATGGGGAAATTCAAATGCAAATGGAAGGAAGAAAAATGGAGGTAGTTGGTACAACTCAAGGCATAAGACCTCGAGATTTCAAGGTGACTATTACCAGAAAAATGGAGGGTGGAGGAACGGAGGGAGAAGGAACAACAGAGGTCATGTCGGTTACGAGAACCTGGCTTGA